The following coding sequences are from one Streptomyces sp. NBC_01232 window:
- a CDS encoding ATP-binding protein, translated as MSIWWSLHLRREAASVPLARRLLLGTMETAGVDPDISFDLSVALTEACANAVEHGGGGEIPDDDEAYHVTAYLDGDCCRIEVTDSGPGFPPATVARRRPSLAEHGRGLHLIAELADHVRFRNRTGCGGAVVSFDKMLKWRDDALLRVS; from the coding sequence ATGAGCATCTGGTGGTCACTCCACTTGAGGCGCGAAGCTGCGAGCGTGCCGCTCGCCAGGCGATTGCTGCTGGGGACGATGGAGACCGCGGGGGTGGACCCGGACATCTCCTTCGATCTCTCGGTGGCGCTGACCGAGGCCTGTGCGAACGCGGTGGAGCACGGCGGGGGCGGCGAAATCCCGGACGACGACGAGGCGTACCACGTCACGGCCTACCTGGACGGGGACTGCTGTCGCATCGAGGTGACCGACTCCGGTCCGGGATTCCCGCCCGCGACGGTGGCCCGCCGCAGACCCTCCCTGGCCGAACACGGCCGGGGCCTGCATCTGATCGCCGAACTCGCCGACCACGTCCGCTTCCGCAACCGGACCGGCTGCGGCGGCGCGGTGGTGAGCTTCGACAAGATGCTGAAGTGGCGCGACGACGCGCTGCTCAGGGTGTCGTAG